The following proteins are co-located in the Apium graveolens cultivar Ventura chromosome 5, ASM990537v1, whole genome shotgun sequence genome:
- the LOC141661931 gene encoding uncharacterized protein LOC141661931, protein MAYDHHKEMDWYSWLSKTTLEPTLVYEYGLSFTQNELEEDDTVYFNHEFLQSMGISIAKHRLEILKLVKKERGPSRPRSVLKILSAIKQTKKSLVKYIQTLVHRDDSAIVLVTRRSYSSGSRWKSAMLKRHSKPKVAPKQGRLLLTNGSPTRANSFSSPMVYDLRSDEKMEDEDDEDEDDDGYYYRTGVEEIRWDTMFQNLKPT, encoded by the coding sequence ATGGCATATGATCACCACAAAGAAATGGACTGGTACTCTTGGCTTTCGAAAACTACCCTTGAGCCAACCCTTGTTTATGAGTATGGCCTGTCTTTCACTCAGAATGAGCTCGAGGAAGACGATACAGTCTATTTCAACCATGAATTCCTGCAAAGCATGGGCATCTCCATAGCCAAACACAGGCTCGAGATCCTCAAGCTTGTCAAGAAAGAGAGAGGACCTAGCAGGCCACGCTCTGTGCTAAAGATTCTGAGTGCAATCAAGCAAACAAAGAAGTCTTTGGTTAAGTACATTCAAACGCTGGTTCATCGCGATGATTCAGCTATTGTTCTTGTCACTAGGCGCAGTTACAGCAGCGGATCAAGATGGAAAAGTGCTATGTTGAAGAGGCATAGCAAGCCAAAGGTGGCGCCTAAACAAGGAAGGTTATTGCTCACTAATGGAAGTCCTACTAGAGCCAATAGTTTCTCTAGCCCTATGGTTTATGATCTTCGTAGCGATGAGAAGATGGAAGAcgaagatgatgaagatgaagacgATGATGGTTACTATTACAGAACTGGCGTCGAAGAGATCAGGTGGGATACAATGTTTCAGAATTTGAAGCCTACTTAA
- the LOC141723479 gene encoding uncharacterized protein LOC141723479, producing the protein MFCKLALAFFVFSALFSFSQQASSSLQSTSGVVYDSEYDLVSWTSRRSVAEDVTDVSNSSLILAQDRTYRKDPSDGFKYYKLGWNISNNHYIYSVAFTAAPLFLIAALWFVGFGLCLLLLSLCFCCCQKRSYGYSRTAYALSLILLSIFTVAAIAGSVVLYTGQGKFHMSTTDTVNFVVNKSDTTVDNLRNVSDYLSAAKRIRVNQFVLPPSIQNSIDSVETKINSSAVTLEHETRKNSKDIQNVLDVVGLALVIISAVMLLVAFLGFLFSVFGMQYLVYILVVLGWVLVTLTFILCGIFIALHNATGDTCVAMDQWVQNPTAHTALDDILPCVEPATAQEILSESKDVTFQLVAVVNQIIVNLSNIDIPSGLPFSYNQSGPLVPVLCSPFNSDKTDRKCVAGEVQLSDAAQVWKNYICQVSGGNCTTVGRLTPAMYEQMVAATNVSYGLYQYGPFLADLLDCSFVRDAFMGIHDEYCPDLRLYSRWVYIGLALASGSVMLSLIFWVLYARERRHRKYTKLIKNTSAPNSFEEKGRP; encoded by the exons ATGTTCTGCAAACTTGCTCTAGCATTCTTTGTGTTTTCAGCCCTGTTTTCATTCTCTCAACAAGCTTCTTCTTCTCTACAATCCACTTCAg GGGTGGTTTATGACAGTGAATATGATTTGGTTTCATGGACAAGTAGAAGGAGTGTGGCTGAGGATGTTACTGATGTTAGCAACTCTTCTTTGATACTAGCTCAGGACAGAACTTACAGAAAAGACCCTTCTGATGGTTTCAAGTATTACAAACTTGGATGGAACATTAGTAATAATCATTACATTTAT TCTGTGGCTTTTACTGCTGCTCCCCTATTCCTCATTGCTGCACTTTGGTTTGTGGGATTTGGCTTGTGTTTATTGCTGCTCTCTCTATGCTTTTGCTGCTGCCAGAAACGTTCTTATGGCTATTCTCGAACTGCTTATGCACTTTCTCTAATCCTTCTCTCAATATTCACCGTTGCAGCCAT TGCTGGCTCGGTCGTTTTGTACACTGGACAGGGAAAATTTCATATGAGTACAACCGACACTGTGAATTTTGTAGTTAATAAATCAGACACAACTGTTGATAATCTTAGGAATGTATCAGACTATCTTTCTGCAGCTAAAAGGATTAGAGTAAATCAATTTGTCCTACCTCCAAGCATCCAGAACAGCATTGACAGTGTTGAGACCAAGATCAACTCTTCTGCTGTAACTCTTGAACATGAGACAAGAAAGAATTCAAAGGATATACAAAATGTTCTGGATGttgt GGGTCTGGCTCTTGTGATAATTTCTGCTGTAATGCTTCTTGTGGCATTTCTTGGTTTCC TATTTTCTGTATTTGGCATGCAGTATCTTGTCTATAT CCTGGTGGTTTTGGGCTGGGTTCTTGTGACGCTCACATTTATCTTATGTGGCATTTTCATCGCTCTCCACAA TGCGACCGGAGATACCTGTGTTGCAATGGACCAGTGGGTTCAGAACCCTACCGCTCACACAGCTTTAGATGACATATTGCCATGCGTTGAACCTGCAACTGCTCAAGAAATATTATCTGAAAGCAAGGATGTCACCTTTCAATTGGTTGCAGTGGTGAACCAGATAATTGTCAATCTTTCGAACATTGATATACCATCTGGTCTACCTTTCTCGTATAATCAATCTGGCCCTCTGGTTCCTGTCCTGTGTAGTCCATTTAATTCTGACAAAACAGACCGGAAATGTGTTGCTGGTGAGGTTCAGCTTAGCGATGCAGCACAG GTTTGGAAGAATTATATATGCCAAGTTTCAGGAGGCAATTGCACCACAGTGGGACGTTTGACTCCTGCTATGTATGAACAAATGGTTGCTGCTACTAACGTGAGTTATGGACTCTATCAATATGGTCCATTTCTAGCCGATTTACTAGATTGTAGCTTTGTCCGAGATGCCTTCATGGGGATACATGACGAGTATTGCCCGGACTTGAGGCTTTACAGCAGATGGGTCTACATTGGATTGGCATTGGCCTCAGGTTCAGTAATGCTTTCTTTAATTTTCTGGGTACTGTATGCAAGAGAGAGGCGACATCGGAAATATACCAAACTCATCAAAAATACCTCAGCTCCAAATTCATTTGAAGAAAAAGGACGGCCCTAG